Proteins encoded by one window of Frankiales bacterium:
- a CDS encoding NAD+ synthase, producing MPQLRVALAQVNPTVGDLSGNVDAVLAAARSAHEAGSHLVAFPEMVVTGYPVEDLALRPSFQDASRAALDALAARLDTEGLGGLVCVVGYLDRISGAAPVLGRPRNEPQNAAAVITGGRVVARYAKHHLPNYGVFDEYRYFVPGTGSTVVRVHGVDVAVAICEDLWQDGGPVSEVRAAGAGLLVVINGSPYERNKDDVRLELCSRRAREAGCALAYVNMVGGQDELVFDGDSLVVDAEGDLLARAPQFEESLLVVDLDLPLADPTTSRSVASLGFPLPPYEPQPAPLADRLSDDAEVWEALVLGLRDYLRKNGFGSVVVGLSGGIDSAVVAALAVDAIGAEHVHGVSMPSVYSSGHSQDDAADMAARTGLHLRTVPIAPMVDAYQSQLSLTGLAEENLQARVRGTTLMAVSNAEGHLVLATGNKSELSVGYSTIYGDAVGGFAPIKDVPKVDVWRLARWRNAEAERRGQTPPVPPNSIDKPPSAELRPGQLDTDSLPDYAVLDDLLDDYVENDRGASELVADGFDRALVERVLRLTDVAEYKRRQYPPGTKISVKGFGRDRRLPVTNRWRETAD from the coding sequence GTGCCCCAGCTGCGCGTCGCGCTCGCCCAGGTCAACCCGACCGTGGGCGACCTGTCCGGCAACGTCGACGCCGTCCTGGCCGCGGCACGGAGCGCCCACGAGGCGGGCAGCCACCTCGTGGCCTTCCCGGAGATGGTGGTCACGGGCTACCCGGTCGAGGACCTCGCCCTGCGCCCGTCGTTCCAGGACGCGAGCCGCGCGGCGCTCGACGCGCTGGCCGCACGCCTGGACACCGAGGGTCTCGGCGGCCTGGTGTGCGTGGTGGGCTACCTCGACAGGATCAGCGGCGCCGCGCCCGTCCTCGGCCGCCCGCGCAACGAGCCGCAGAACGCGGCGGCCGTCATCACCGGAGGGCGCGTGGTCGCCCGGTACGCCAAGCACCACCTGCCCAACTACGGCGTGTTCGACGAGTACCGCTACTTCGTGCCGGGCACCGGGTCCACCGTCGTCCGCGTGCACGGCGTCGACGTCGCCGTCGCCATCTGCGAGGACCTCTGGCAGGACGGCGGACCGGTCTCCGAGGTGCGGGCCGCCGGCGCCGGGCTCCTCGTCGTCATCAACGGCTCGCCCTACGAGCGCAACAAGGACGACGTCCGGCTCGAGCTGTGCTCGCGGCGGGCGCGGGAGGCGGGCTGCGCCCTCGCCTACGTGAACATGGTGGGCGGCCAGGACGAGCTCGTCTTCGACGGCGACTCGCTCGTGGTCGACGCGGAGGGCGACCTGCTGGCGCGCGCGCCGCAGTTCGAGGAGTCCCTGCTCGTGGTCGACCTCGACCTGCCGCTGGCCGACCCCACCACGAGCAGGTCGGTCGCCTCGCTCGGCTTCCCGCTGCCGCCCTACGAGCCGCAGCCCGCACCCCTGGCCGACCGGCTCTCCGACGACGCCGAGGTGTGGGAGGCGCTCGTCCTCGGCCTGCGCGACTACCTGCGCAAGAACGGCTTCGGCTCGGTCGTCGTGGGGCTCTCGGGCGGGATCGACTCCGCCGTGGTCGCGGCGCTGGCCGTCGACGCGATCGGCGCGGAGCACGTGCACGGCGTCTCGATGCCCAGCGTGTACTCGTCCGGGCACTCCCAGGACGACGCGGCCGACATGGCCGCGCGCACCGGGCTGCACCTGCGCACCGTGCCCATCGCGCCGATGGTCGACGCCTACCAGTCGCAGCTGAGCCTCACCGGGCTCGCGGAGGAGAACCTCCAGGCCCGGGTGCGCGGCACCACGCTGATGGCGGTGTCCAACGCCGAGGGGCACCTGGTGCTCGCGACGGGCAACAAGAGCGAGCTCTCGGTGGGCTACTCCACGATCTACGGAGACGCCGTCGGCGGCTTCGCGCCGATCAAGGACGTGCCCAAGGTGGACGTGTGGAGGCTGGCGCGCTGGCGCAACGCCGAGGCCGAGCGGCGCGGGCAGACGCCGCCCGTCCCGCCCAACAGCATCGACAAGCCGCCCTCGGCGGAGCTGCGGCCTGGCCAGCTCGACACCGACTCGCTGCCGGACTACGCCGTCCTCGACGACCTGCTCGACGACTACGTCGAGAACGACCGCGGCGCCTCCGAGCTCGTCGCGGACGGGTTCGACCGCGCGCTCGTCGAGCGCGTGCTGCGGCTCACCGACGTCGCGGAGTACAAGCGCCGCCAGTACCCGCCCGGCACCAAGATCTCGGTCAAGGGGTTCGGCCGCGACCGCCGGCTCCCGGTCACCAACCGCTGGCGCGAGACCGCGGACTGA
- a CDS encoding TetR family transcriptional regulator, translated as MTSRITSFLHGDPGGHDEAHGDPGGSGRRGPGRPRDERVDTAILEATLALLGEVGPTALSVEEVAARAGVGKATIYRRFAAKEDLVIAALASVDDAATAEVPDGHVRDVLVAMVTAWWRQKDSQTGQLFPRVLAHAKSNPAMFCSYYDQVVEPRRAVYRTVIQRGIDRGELRADTDVDMLTTLVVASSVYTLQVRTSGRDSTPGAGPEDFVDAILRGFLPA; from the coding sequence GTGACCTCCCGCATCACGTCCTTCCTGCACGGTGACCCCGGGGGTCACGACGAAGCGCACGGCGACCCCGGCGGCAGCGGCCGCCGGGGTCCCGGGCGTCCGCGCGACGAGCGCGTCGACACCGCGATCCTCGAGGCCACGCTCGCCCTGCTCGGCGAGGTGGGGCCGACCGCGCTCTCGGTCGAGGAGGTGGCGGCCCGGGCCGGCGTCGGCAAGGCGACGATCTACCGCCGCTTCGCCGCCAAGGAGGACCTCGTCATCGCCGCGCTCGCGTCCGTCGACGACGCCGCCACCGCGGAGGTGCCCGACGGCCACGTGCGCGACGTGCTCGTGGCCATGGTCACCGCCTGGTGGAGGCAGAAGGACAGCCAGACCGGCCAGCTCTTCCCGCGCGTGCTCGCCCACGCCAAGAGCAACCCCGCGATGTTCTGCTCCTACTACGACCAGGTGGTCGAGCCCCGGCGCGCGGTCTACCGCACGGTCATCCAGCGCGGCATCGACCGCGGCGAGCTGCGGGCGGACACCGACGTCGACATGCTCACCACGCTGGTGGTGGCCTCGAGCGTCTACACGCTCCAGGTCCGCACGAGCGGTCGCGACAGCACTCCCGGCGCCGGCCCGGAGGACTTCGTCGACGCGATCCTGCGCGGCTTCCTGCCCGCGTGA